In Fibrobacter sp. UWR3, the DNA window GCCTACTTTTCGCCCTACCACAACAGTTCGTGGTCCATAGACCGCCTGCAGGGGCTACGCGACGCAGGGCTTTCCGTAATCGACTACACCGACAGCGAGTTTGCAAGCCCGTGGGACTACAAGCAGATTGCGCGCAGCAAGGTGGAAAAGTTCTCGGTCGAGGTTTACGCCCGCGAACTTTTGAAGCAGAAGATGGTTTCGCTCATGAAGAACCGCGATTACGAGCAGGTCGCAATCGTCTGCGTGAACGACGACGTGGCAAGCGCGCTTCTCGAAATGCAGGAAGAGGGCCGAATCGAAAAACTCGGCCCGCTGTACGCCTTCGACAACTCCGCAGAAAGCTACATGTTGCGCCTTCCCTCCTACGATTTCAACACGCAGGCGCTCGTAGACCACATGTTCTACAGCATCGCAAACACCGATGCCTTCCGGATGCAGCGGAAGGTCCAGCAGATTCTGGGCCAGGTCGTAGAGAAATAAATCAGTACAGATCCTCGCCTTGCTTCGACAAAACTCAGCACAGGCCGCGAGGATGACGAAGCAGCCCTAAAACTATTGGCGCTGGTAGAGTTCCAGCCCGAATTCCGGCATGGCTGCAATCAGGTGGTCCAGGATATCCGCCTGGATTCCTTCGAAATCTTCCCACACGGTCGTATTCGCGAAAGCATAAACTTCCAGCGGGAGGCCCAACGGGGTCGGCTCCAGCAGGCGCGTCATGAGCGTCATGTCCTGCGCGACTGTCTTACGTGAACGCAGGTATGCCGTGCAGTAGGCGCGGAACGTGCCGATATTCGTGAGGTGTCGGGCATTGAGCATATCAGGGCTGCCAGAACCCTGTGCGATTCCCAACAGGCCCGCCTTGGACTCCTCGCCCACAATCTCGTGAATCTTAGCCTCCAGGTACGGAGCAAGAATCTTTATTTTAGATAAACTAGCAATTTCGTCCGGAGTAAGGAACCGGACCGTCTTCTGGTCAATATACATGGCACGCTTGATGCGCCGCACGCCGGAATCCTGCATCCCGCGCCAGTTGCGGAACGAATTCGTAATGAGGTCGTATGCGGGTATCACCGAGATGGTGTTGTCCCAGTTGCGCACCTTCACCGAGGTAAGCGTAATGTCCATGACCGTACCGTCGGCATTGTGGCGTTCAATTTCAATCCAGTCGCCCTTTCGCAGCAGGTCGGACAAGTTTATCTGTACTCCCGAAACTACACCCAGAATAGAATCCTTGAAAATGAGCATCAGCACGGTCGCCATCGCACCGAGAGCGGAGAAGATGATAACCGGGCTCTTGTCCGTCAACTGGCTCACGATGAATATCGCGGCAAGGCAGAACAGCGAGACCTTTATCGCCTGGAATATACCGTGCAGAGGGCGCTTCATCGTGCGTTCGTTTATGCCGTTAAAATGCTCAATCACGTCAAGAATCGAGCACGCAATCGCAAACGAAAGCAGCGTATACCAGATGTTCGCAATCCTCGAAGACACCTCGAAAAGCCACGTACTCGGGTCAAGAACATTCTGGACCGCGGCAGAGAACGCCGTCGCCGGGATAACCTGCAAAAGGCGCGAAGCCAGATGGCGTTCCACAAGAATCTTGTTCAACGCGCTCGGACTCTTTTTCGACCAGCGTTTCATTATCGGCATTACGAGGGCATAAATCGCGAGGAAAATAATCGCAATCGAAAGGACTACGATTCCAAAATGGAAGAACTCGCTGTCCATCTGAAGGTTTTCCACCTGCGTGGCAAAATCGTGCACTTTATTCATAGGTTACTTTCTCACTAAACGCATGATTCCCTGGCGGTTGAACTCGGGAACATCCTTCGCGAAGGGGCTCTTTGTTTCTGCACGGAGCGTAAACACACCGGCATCGCCCGCATCGACTTCCGTTCCCGACTTGGAAGATACTCCATCCACAAAAATCGAGTCCGCGACAACAGAAAGGATATTCTCCAAATCTTCCTGAGCCCCGTTCGTGCGCGAAATACACAAATCCGGCAGGCCAAACACCTCCAGCCCGAGCGTATAGAGCACGTCCGCACTTTCTACAAAGTTGATCCACGTGTCCATCGGGAATTCCGCATCACCGAGTTCCTCACGGAAAGCGGCCGCAGCCCACGCCGTACCCGACTGCTGCATATACACGCCGGTCGCACCCGCGGCAAGCACCTTGAGAATGGCGGCATTCACCATGCGCAGTTCATCGGCACTCTTGAGCGAGCCCAACAAAAACAGCAGCGACTTGTGCGAATCGATTGCACTCGCCTCTTCCGCAGAAATCTCGTTGTGTTCCTTGAAAATATCGGAGAGACCAGCCGCAGGGGCATTACGTACAACGTCAAAACGCACATTGCAACCGGGCACGAGCAAGTTTTTCGCATCGGCCCCCACCGAGACGACGTCCGTTATCTTGAAGGGTTCCGTCACTGCGACAGGAATCGGGAAAGCAAGTACAAACCTATTCATATCCATTCCTCTGCCCGAAGGGGCATCAACGTTTATCGCCTGCGCGAGATTTTATCGCCCACGCGCGAAAACAAGTCCTTTACCGCATTTTCGAGCACGCCCGCCTGCTGTGGCCGAGGGAGCGCGACATTCCCCTTGAAGGCATCGAGAAGCGATTCTACCGAAAGCCGATTCGCAGGAATATTGACCGCATAGCCTGCAGTGGCGAGGTCGCGCGCGAGTACCACCTGCTCGTACTGCCCCGGAGTCGGGACAAATATGCACTTTGCGCCCAAGTAGGCCATGTCCATTACGGTGCTATAGCCACCACGGCTAATCACCCAGTCTGCATTCCTCACCGCACAGGCAAATTCACCCGTAGGCAGGTGCGTCACGAACTCGATATTCCCTTCGGTCCAGTGCCTGCGGGGGGCCTGCGGCTTGCCCAGAATCATCAAGTGTTCCCCCGGAACATCGCGCAGAATATCGCGCAGGCGGTTCTCGAACTGCGTGCGAGCAGGCTCGACACCCGAAATAACGGCAACGACCCGATACATGCCCGCATTTAAACTGCCCGCGACCCGAGAGGCGCCGGAACAAGGCGTGTCAAATCGCGAGAGCGGCCCGACGAACCTGACCGCAGGCGCACCGCCCACCCCGAACGAGTCCCGCTCGCCACGCGAATCACGGCCACCGCCCGTAACCTGCTGGCCATGCGCCGGCAAGTGCGAGAGCGCGCCCGCGTATCCGGGTGCAGTTTCCACATCGGGCACCCACACCTCGTCAAAATTCCTCATGCGGGCACGGTGCCAGCGAATGCCGATACCCTCGAGCGCCACAAGCGCGGGCGGGAACGCAATCCGCCGCTGGTGCGTCATGTAAATGCTGAGCGCCTTCCCGGAATAGAAAGCAAAGCGATTGTCCGAAAATAGCACGTCGTAGCCGTGACGTTCCACCATCTCTTCGGCATAGCGATGCTCGTAACGCATCACCGCATTCAGGTGTGCGCTGTTCTTCAGGAGCCACAGCGCCATGTTAAAGCCATATTTCGGGTACACGACGTTGTAGCCCGGCGCCACCCGCTGGCGTAGTTCCGGGAATACCTCGCGGAAGAATCCCGCATTCGCCTTCACTACGGCAAGTTCCACCTCGGCTCCCTGGGCCAGGAACTCCCGGATAACGGGCACGCAACGCGTCGCATGCCCCAAGCCCCAATCAAGAGGGGCTACCAGGATTTTCACCTAGCCTCCAGCCAGGCGTTCGCCCAGTCGCCGTGGTCGCAGTTCTTCTCGCCCGCCATGTCGATGCTCAGGTTCAGCTGACGCACGCCCTTCACGTCCACGTCAATCGCCTGCTTTTCCATCGAGTAGAGCCTCTTGGAGCGCAAGATTTCGCGGCCGTCGCCCGACACGATAAAGTACACGCCGTCACCGCAGGCGCTTTCGTCATCAAGCCCAATAACCGCATGCAGCACGTCGAACCCGCGGGGCAACGTGAAATCGATACTCGAATTCGCATGGCTCCCGATACCGTAGCGGAACGGTTCGCCATCCAGCGTAAGCGTGTGGTGTTCTACCGACTCGTTCATCTGCGGGTCGCCCCACTCCTGCGAGAAACGGCCCATCTTGAGGCTCGAAAGCAGCACGACGTTCTCGCTCTCGCGGAAGAAGTCGCGGTAAACCACAGACGTATCGCCATCGGGCATCGAGCACACGAACATCGCGCGGTTCATACCCGGGTGAATCTTCGTTGAATCCATACGGAGCGAATCCGAAGGCACCGTCACGAGCATCTCGCCCTGCTTTTCGCCATTGAGCGAGTAGTCGCAGGCAATCGATTCCGGGAACCGCTTGTTCAGCACGATAATCCCCTCGCTCTCGTCCGAGACCATGAAGTTCTGCGCGTACTGCGAAACGCCCTTCTTCGAAATTATCTTGTATATAACCAGCGGATAGCCAAAGCGCTTCGCATCCACCAAGATGCGCTCGTGCTTGTAGCTATCGAGAATCTTGTCAATCTGGTCGGTCGTCTTGAAGCCCACCACGCGGCTGTCACGGTTTACCTTGCCGTAGCCATCCTGCCCGCGCACCAGGTAGATGTTTCCGCCCGACTTTTGCATCCACGAGGCAAACACGTCGGTACTCCAGCCCTCGAAAGTGCGTTCGCTAAACGCGCTATGCCCCTGGGCAAGCATCTGCCACGGCCTCGCATAGATGTAGATTGAATTTTCGGGCAACTTCGCGAGTTCCGTGTTCAAGAAGTCCTCTTCGCCCAGCAACTTGTTCTTGTAGTAGAGCATGTTGCTCTTGTAGCTGGGAGCATGGTAGAACATGAGCCCGAGCGAAAGGAGGCAGGCAAAACCCATCACGATTCCGGCGACGGCATCGCGCTGCATCTTGGACTTGAAGAGGCGCGAACCCGCAAAGAGGAGCGCGTCGTACAGGCCAAGCGCCATCAGGAGCGCAAACAGCGGGAGCGCCACCAGCACGTAGCGCTGGTTGATATCAATCGTGAACGTTCCCGACACGTTGAACATGATGACGAAAATCTGGAGGCAGAAGAAAATGCCCAAGATAAACCCGCGCACGTAACGGCGGAATACAACCATGCGGAGCAGGAGCCATACAGTCGCCACGAGCAAGATGACCGTGAACGTCGTGTAGAACGGGTTCACCATGATGCCGCCGAAAGCCGGGTCGACATCGAGGTTCATCATCGTCTGGATATTCGTCTTCAGGTTGAACCACAGGTTATCGAAGGAATGGGCCGCATGTTCCCCGCCCTGGAAGTCGTAACCGCGATAGGCCGCCATGTTGTTCACGCTGGGCCAGCTCACCGCAATCACGGCGGCAACAAAGGCCGGCAGGCGGTAAGGCTTCTCGAGGAAGTAGCGGTAGTAGTAGAGTGCGAACGGAATGAACGCGAACACCGTCTCCTGGCGGGTCTGCGCAAAGAACCCGAGCAGCGGGACCGTCAGCAAGAAATGCTTCCACGTTACCTTGTTCGCAGGCACAAAAGCATACCAGGCCATAAGGAAGGTCAGCAGGCAAATGTAGAGCACTTCCGTAGATGCAGAGCGCGACTGGAGCAGGTATATGGGCATACCTCCCAGGAAGGCGACTGCAGCCAGTGCCAGTTTATCGCTCCTGAACCACTTCGACAGCGCGAGGAAGAACGCCAGCAGGCTCAACAGGTAGAACGGATAGTTCACCTTGAGCGCAGTATCGCGCGTCGGTTCCATGAAGTTGAACACAAGCGAGTAGACGAACCCGAGTGCCTTGCCCTTGAAGTTGTTCACCTCGCTCTTGCAATCAAGGACTCCATCCGTCCAAACGCCCTCGTTGCAGATGCCGCCCGTATGCTGGAAGTACATCTGCAGGCCCATCGATTCCCAGCTGGTCTCGTCGCTCAGTACACGGTGCGTATTGCTGATGTTCCCGAACACGAACACCGAGAAAATAATCATCAGGATGGCAAGCCCGCAAAAGGCCTTACCGCTCGGCAAGAACTCCCGGATATGCTTCGCGATAAACGGTACGTTTACCACCACGCCCGCAATGAACAGCACAAACGTCGAGAGTATCGCATAGTAGCCCCAGTCGATATCCCAGCGGCGCGCGTACGAAACGGAAAGGTTGTTGAATATGAGGAACGCGGCGACCAGCACGGCGACCGTGGTCGCAAGCATCACCGCCTGTGGCTTGCCCAGGCTGAGCGACGTTACCCACTCGTGCAGGGACGTGGTCACCGACTTCTGTTCAATCTTTTCTTCTACAGTAACAGTTTTCTCTTTCTTTTTCATAATAACTAGTTTGCTGAAATTCCAAGGCGTTCCATGGCAATTCTCTTGCCGGTCTGCACGTCGCTCTTGCCGCTCCCGAGTTTCGGGAGTTCATCCACCTTCACCACGGCACCGGGGAGCATGAGCGGCGGGAGGCCCACCTGCTTGAGCATATCCTTCACCTCGTCTTCGGACTTATCGCCCGCATACACGAGCACAATCTTCTCGCCCTTGCTGCCATCCGGGACGGCAACCGCAAAGTGGTCAATTTCGTCGAACAGCGAGCATTCCGAAATCTTGAAGTCCACCGACCCAAGGCTCACCATCTCGCCACCAAGCTTTGCGAAGCGGCTGTAGCGGTCCACAATCGTGAGGTAGCCGTCCTCGTCCACGTGGCCCTTGTCGCCCGTCTTGTACCAGCGCTTGCCGTTTATAACCGCAATCGCCTGTGCCGTACGTTCCGGGTCCTTCAGGTAGCCCTTCATAATCTGCGCACCGCCAATCAAGATCAGGCCATCCTCGCCCACGGCGAGTTCTTCCATGGTATCGGGGTCCACGATGCGGATCTGCGTTCCGGGCAGCGGAGCGCCAACGGTACCCGGCTTGTTGCCCTCGATAACCGTCTTGTAGTCGTCCATGAGCACGTCCTTCGTGTTCACCGCCGCCACCGGAGTCGTTTCCGTACAACCGAACCCCTCGAAAATCTCGAGCTTGAACTTGTTGCGGTAAAGCTGGCGCACATCCTCGCGAATCTTCTCGGCGCCGGCGTAGATGCTACGCACATGCGAGAACATCAGCGGGTGCACCGCGCGGTTCATGCCCCACATGCGCAGGAACGTGCCCGTGGCCACCATGATGCTCACCTTGAACTGGGCACACATGCGCGACACGAGCCTTGCATCCGTCGGGTCGGGGCAGGTCGCCACCGGCACGCCTTCCACAAGGCACAACATCGTCGTGATGGAGAACCCGAACGCATGGAACAGCGGGAGCGAACCCAGGAATACGTCTTCCGCGGTCGGCAACAGCACGCTTTCGCACTGCTTGATATTGCCAATCAGGTTCAGGTGCGTGAGTTCCACACCCTTCGGGCGGCCCTCAGAACCGGAACTGAAGATGATGGTCGCCACGTCATCAAGGCTCACCTTCTTGAAGAAGCGAAGCTCCAGGTACCAGGCCGGCAAAAGCATCACGCGCAAGAAGTTCTTCACGAGCGTCGACTTGTGCAGTTGCCCCTTCAGGTCTTCCATGTAGTAGACCTTGTACTTGTCGAGCAACTTCTCCATCGGGAGGCCCTTCTGCTTGAGTTTCTCGACAAACACGCGGGCCGTAATAATCGTCTTCACTTCGGCCACGCCACAGCAGTAGTCCATCGTCTCGGGCGTGTTCGTGTAGTTCAGGTTGTAGACCGTCTTGCCCCTGATGAGGCACGCCATGTTCACGATGATTCCCGGGCCGGAAGGCGGAATAAGCACGCCCACCTGCTTCTCGCCCTTCGTGAGTTTCTCGATCATGCCCGCAAACGAGAGCGCCGCCGTCGCAAGCGCGTTTGCTGAAAGGTGGTTGCCGTCGGGGCTATAAACGGAGGGCCCGCTGCCGACTCGCTTCACCGTGCGAATCCAGGCAGATGCCACCGGACGCAACTTGCGGATGTAACTCGTCCACGCGGTAATCGAGAGTTCCTGCACCGCGCGCTTCACCATCATCGGGTTGGAATCGAGCGGGAGTTCGTTGCCGAACGCGACAGAAATGATACGGCCACCGCTATGCACCATGTCCTTGAAGCCGGCATCAGCCATG includes these proteins:
- a CDS encoding mechanosensitive ion channel family protein — protein: MNKVHDFATQVENLQMDSEFFHFGIVVLSIAIIFLAIYALVMPIMKRWSKKSPSALNKILVERHLASRLLQVIPATAFSAAVQNVLDPSTWLFEVSSRIANIWYTLLSFAIACSILDVIEHFNGINERTMKRPLHGIFQAIKVSLFCLAAIFIVSQLTDKSPVIIFSALGAMATVLMLIFKDSILGVVSGVQINLSDLLRKGDWIEIERHNADGTVMDITLTSVKVRNWDNTISVIPAYDLITNSFRNWRGMQDSGVRRIKRAMYIDQKTVRFLTPDEIASLSKIKILAPYLEAKIHEIVGEESKAGLLGIAQGSGSPDMLNARHLTNIGTFRAYCTAYLRSRKTVAQDMTLMTRLLEPTPLGLPLEVYAFANTTVWEDFEGIQADILDHLIAAMPEFGLELYQRQ
- a CDS encoding glycosyltransferase, with product MKILVAPLDWGLGHATRCVPVIREFLAQGAEVELAVVKANAGFFREVFPELRQRVAPGYNVVYPKYGFNMALWLLKNSAHLNAVMRYEHRYAEEMVERHGYDVLFSDNRFAFYSGKALSIYMTHQRRIAFPPALVALEGIGIRWHRARMRNFDEVWVPDVETAPGYAGALSHLPAHGQQVTGGGRDSRGERDSFGVGGAPAVRFVGPLSRFDTPCSGASRVAGSLNAGMYRVVAVISGVEPARTQFENRLRDILRDVPGEHLMILGKPQAPRRHWTEGNIEFVTHLPTGEFACAVRNADWVISRGGYSTVMDMAYLGAKCIFVPTPGQYEQVVLARDLATAGYAVNIPANRLSVESLLDAFKGNVALPRPQQAGVLENAVKDLFSRVGDKISRRR
- a CDS encoding NPCBM/NEW2 domain-containing protein; this translates as MKKKEKTVTVEEKIEQKSVTTSLHEWVTSLSLGKPQAVMLATTVAVLVAAFLIFNNLSVSYARRWDIDWGYYAILSTFVLFIAGVVVNVPFIAKHIREFLPSGKAFCGLAILMIIFSVFVFGNISNTHRVLSDETSWESMGLQMYFQHTGGICNEGVWTDGVLDCKSEVNNFKGKALGFVYSLVFNFMEPTRDTALKVNYPFYLLSLLAFFLALSKWFRSDKLALAAVAFLGGMPIYLLQSRSASTEVLYICLLTFLMAWYAFVPANKVTWKHFLLTVPLLGFFAQTRQETVFAFIPFALYYYRYFLEKPYRLPAFVAAVIAVSWPSVNNMAAYRGYDFQGGEHAAHSFDNLWFNLKTNIQTMMNLDVDPAFGGIMVNPFYTTFTVILLVATVWLLLRMVVFRRYVRGFILGIFFCLQIFVIMFNVSGTFTIDINQRYVLVALPLFALLMALGLYDALLFAGSRLFKSKMQRDAVAGIVMGFACLLSLGLMFYHAPSYKSNMLYYKNKLLGEEDFLNTELAKLPENSIYIYARPWQMLAQGHSAFSERTFEGWSTDVFASWMQKSGGNIYLVRGQDGYGKVNRDSRVVGFKTTDQIDKILDSYKHERILVDAKRFGYPLVIYKIISKKGVSQYAQNFMVSDESEGIIVLNKRFPESIACDYSLNGEKQGEMLVTVPSDSLRMDSTKIHPGMNRAMFVCSMPDGDTSVVYRDFFRESENVVLLSSLKMGRFSQEWGDPQMNESVEHHTLTLDGEPFRYGIGSHANSSIDFTLPRGFDVLHAVIGLDDESACGDGVYFIVSGDGREILRSKRLYSMEKQAIDVDVKGVRQLNLSIDMAGEKNCDHGDWANAWLEAR
- a CDS encoding MFS transporter, yielding MKKVEGFFSFFGLAFTQVAVSTAIIAYTELVLSRMGYTATGSWQFYVLHLLFLLPCVLLLTPAGFMSDKHPKERVLLWTTVLSALPLGLFGVGVYHSCLPMMFAGVGLFFVLQAFQSPAKNGYMKELIGVRFLASGSGTLMIVTFCAMFFAGVSLAFAVRENLVEPVLYSLGALQVLGVIFAIRLPSIGAYDETLKFPWKQFLTFKYARRKMAKAWKNRALRQSIVGQAIFWVMIFLMVFVIQDQFSSGSLFTQDALANYAIFGTGIGLVAGFWFAMRMSMNFIEMGLIPMGTAGASILIFIIPLIPRPYNAIAFALLGFCGGIFALPMFATMLYNTKPRSAGHVLSLSNVVQNLSILVFDILAIVAIRYFAVDRMSLFFILGIVCLVGTVWALWAMPQTLLRQLLRSVLSMHYRFLVTGVQNIPWEGPVLLVGNHISYIDWAIIQMASPRPMRFVITRRPFEKWYVKLLLSQMETIDLDISNPAPAMEEAKKALLRGEAVVMFPENAMTSTGNMSRFRLDYSSVVKDVPRLKLLPFYVQGLWGSSYSMADAGFKDMVHSGGRIISVAFGNELPLDSNPMMVKRAVQELSITAWTSYIRKLRPVASAWIRTVKRVGSGPSVYSPDGNHLSANALATAALSFAGMIEKLTKGEKQVGVLIPPSGPGIIVNMACLIRGKTVYNLNYTNTPETMDYCCGVAEVKTIITARVFVEKLKQKGLPMEKLLDKYKVYYMEDLKGQLHKSTLVKNFLRVMLLPAWYLELRFFKKVSLDDVATIIFSSGSEGRPKGVELTHLNLIGNIKQCESVLLPTAEDVFLGSLPLFHAFGFSITTMLCLVEGVPVATCPDPTDARLVSRMCAQFKVSIMVATGTFLRMWGMNRAVHPLMFSHVRSIYAGAEKIREDVRQLYRNKFKLEIFEGFGCTETTPVAAVNTKDVLMDDYKTVIEGNKPGTVGAPLPGTQIRIVDPDTMEELAVGEDGLILIGGAQIMKGYLKDPERTAQAIAVINGKRWYKTGDKGHVDEDGYLTIVDRYSRFAKLGGEMVSLGSVDFKISECSLFDEIDHFAVAVPDGSKGEKIVLVYAGDKSEDEVKDMLKQVGLPPLMLPGAVVKVDELPKLGSGKSDVQTGKRIAMERLGISAN